From the genome of Neomonachus schauinslandi chromosome 5, ASM220157v2, whole genome shotgun sequence, one region includes:
- the LOC110577927 gene encoding TRIO and F-actin-binding protein isoform X2, with the protein MGGWKGPGQRRGREGPEERRRAAERGGGGGGIPALLSPVREPFPPSCLLLPPPRGAAMTPDLLNFKKGWMSILDKPGEPPLPSLTATSPSQWKKHWFVLTDSSLKYYRDSTAEEADELDGEIDLRSCTDVTEYAVQRNYGFQIHTKDAIYTLSAMTSGIRRNWIEALRKTVRPTSAPDVTKLSDCNKENTLHGCSTQKGSLKAGEQRGGSEVIGRGSPRKADGQRPSLDYVELSPLTQGSPQRVRGPARTLDRPAKQEELERDLAQRSEERRRWFEATDSRPPETAAGEGPRRGLGAPLTEDQQSRLSEEIEKKWQELEKLPLRENKRVPLTALLNQSRGERRGPPGDSHEALEKEVQSLRAQLEAWRLQGEAPQGAPRSQEDSHVPPGYISQVAMVTVPILQTSH; encoded by the exons atgggCGGATGGAAGGGGCCGGGGCAGCGCCGGGGAAGGGAAGGGCCGGAGGAGCGGCGGCGGGCGGCCGagaggggcggcggcggcggcgggattCCCGCGCTGCTGAGCCCGGTCCGAGAGCCCTTTCCACCTTCCTGCCTCCTGCTCCCGCCGCCCCGGGGCGCCGCCATGACG CCCGATCTGCTCAACTTCAAGAAGGGATGGATGTCAATCTTGGACAAGCCTGGAGAG C cccccctcccctcgcTCACTGCCACCTCTCCTTCACAGTGGAAGAAGCATTGGTTTGTGCTGACAGATTCAAGCCTTAAGTACTACAGGGACTCCACCGCCGAGGAG GCCGACGAGCTGGATGGCGAGATCGACCTGCGTTCCTGTACGGACGTCACCGAGTATGCGGTGCAGCGAAACTACGGCTTCCAGATCCAT ACCAAGGATGCTATCTACACCTTGTCGGCCATGACCTCGGGTATCCGGCGAAACTGGATCGAGGCTCTGAGGAAGACCGTGCGACCCACCTCTGCCCCGGATGTCACCAA GCTCTCGGACTGCAACAAGGAGAACACACTGCACGGCTGCAGCACCCAGAAGGGCTCCCTGAAGGCCGGGGAGCAGCGGGGGGGCTCGGAGGTCATCGGTCGGGGCAGCCCGAGGAAGGCGGATGGGCAGCGGCCGTCCCTGGACTACGTGGAGCTCTCCCCGCTGACGCAGGGCTCCCCGCAGCGGGTCCGCGGCCCGGCCCGCACCCTCGACCGCCCGGCCAAGCAGGAGGAGCTCGAGCGGGACCTGGCCCAGCGCTCCGAGGAGCGACGCAGGTGGTTTGAGGCCACGGACAGCCGGCCCCCGGAGACTGCGGCTGGCGAGGGGCCGCGCCGGGGCCTGGGTGCCCCGCTGACGGAGGACCAGCAGAGCCGGCTCAGTGAGGAGATTGAGAAGAAGTGGCAGGAGCTGGAGAAGCTGCCCCTGCGGGAGAATAAGCGGGTGCCTCTCACCGCCCTGCTCAACCAAAGCCGCGGGGAGCGCCGGGGGCCTCCGGGTGACAGCCACGAGGCCCTGGAGAAGGAG GTCCAGTCTCTTCGTGCTCAGCTGGAGGCATGGCGTCTTCAGGGAGAGGCTCCTCAGGGTGCACCCAGGTCCCAGGAGGACAGCCACGTCCCCCCGGGCTACATCTCGCAG GTAGCCATGGTcactgtgcccattttacagacaagccACTGA
- the LOC110577927 gene encoding TRIO and F-actin-binding protein isoform X1: MGGWKGPGQRRGREGPEERRRAAERGGGGGGIPALLSPVREPFPPSCLLLPPPRGAAMTPDLLNFKKGWMSILDKPGEPPLPSLTATSPSQWKKHWFVLTDSSLKYYRDSTAEEADELDGEIDLRSCTDVTEYAVQRNYGFQIHTKDAIYTLSAMTSGIRRNWIEALRKTVRPTSAPDVTKLSDCNKENTLHGCSTQKGSLKAGEQRGGSEVIGRGSPRKADGQRPSLDYVELSPLTQGSPQRVRGPARTLDRPAKQEELERDLAQRSEERRRWFEATDSRPPETAAGEGPRRGLGAPLTEDQQSRLSEEIEKKWQELEKLPLRENKRVPLTALLNQSRGERRGPPGDSHEALEKEVQSLRAQLEAWRLQGEAPQGAPRSQEDSHVPPGYISQEACERSLAEMESSHQQVMEGLQRHHERELQRLQQEKEWLLAEETAATASAIEAMKKAYQEELSRELSKTRSLPQGPDGLRKQHQSDVAALKRELQVLSEQYSQKCLEIGSLTRQAEEREHTLRRCQQEGQELLRHNQELHTRLSEEIDRLRGFIASQGMGDGCGRGSQRSSCELEVLLRVKENELQYLKKEVQCLRDELQMLQKDKRFTSGKYQDVYVELNHIKTRSEQEIEQLKEHLRLAVAALQEKEAMRNSLAE; encoded by the exons atgggCGGATGGAAGGGGCCGGGGCAGCGCCGGGGAAGGGAAGGGCCGGAGGAGCGGCGGCGGGCGGCCGagaggggcggcggcggcggcgggattCCCGCGCTGCTGAGCCCGGTCCGAGAGCCCTTTCCACCTTCCTGCCTCCTGCTCCCGCCGCCCCGGGGCGCCGCCATGACG CCCGATCTGCTCAACTTCAAGAAGGGATGGATGTCAATCTTGGACAAGCCTGGAGAG C cccccctcccctcgcTCACTGCCACCTCTCCTTCACAGTGGAAGAAGCATTGGTTTGTGCTGACAGATTCAAGCCTTAAGTACTACAGGGACTCCACCGCCGAGGAG GCCGACGAGCTGGATGGCGAGATCGACCTGCGTTCCTGTACGGACGTCACCGAGTATGCGGTGCAGCGAAACTACGGCTTCCAGATCCAT ACCAAGGATGCTATCTACACCTTGTCGGCCATGACCTCGGGTATCCGGCGAAACTGGATCGAGGCTCTGAGGAAGACCGTGCGACCCACCTCTGCCCCGGATGTCACCAA GCTCTCGGACTGCAACAAGGAGAACACACTGCACGGCTGCAGCACCCAGAAGGGCTCCCTGAAGGCCGGGGAGCAGCGGGGGGGCTCGGAGGTCATCGGTCGGGGCAGCCCGAGGAAGGCGGATGGGCAGCGGCCGTCCCTGGACTACGTGGAGCTCTCCCCGCTGACGCAGGGCTCCCCGCAGCGGGTCCGCGGCCCGGCCCGCACCCTCGACCGCCCGGCCAAGCAGGAGGAGCTCGAGCGGGACCTGGCCCAGCGCTCCGAGGAGCGACGCAGGTGGTTTGAGGCCACGGACAGCCGGCCCCCGGAGACTGCGGCTGGCGAGGGGCCGCGCCGGGGCCTGGGTGCCCCGCTGACGGAGGACCAGCAGAGCCGGCTCAGTGAGGAGATTGAGAAGAAGTGGCAGGAGCTGGAGAAGCTGCCCCTGCGGGAGAATAAGCGGGTGCCTCTCACCGCCCTGCTCAACCAAAGCCGCGGGGAGCGCCGGGGGCCTCCGGGTGACAGCCACGAGGCCCTGGAGAAGGAG GTCCAGTCTCTTCGTGCTCAGCTGGAGGCATGGCGTCTTCAGGGAGAGGCTCCTCAGGGTGCACCCAGGTCCCAGGAGGACAGCCACGTCCCCCCGGGCTACATCTCGCAG GAAGCGTGCGAGCGCAGCCTGGCCGAGATGGAGTCCTCACACCAGCAGGTGATGGAGGGGTTGCAGAGGCACCACGAGCGCGAGCTGCAGCGGCTGCAGCAGGAGAAGGAGTGGCTCCTGGCCGAGGAGACGGCGGCCACGGCCTCAG CCATCGAAGCCATGAAGAAGGCCTACCAGGAGGAGCTGAGCCGGGAACTGAGCAAGACACGGAGTCTCCCACAGGGCCCTGATGGCCTTCGCAAGCAGCACCA GTCAGACGTGGCGGCGCTGAAGCGGGAGCTGCAGGTGCTGTCCGAGCAGTACTCGCAGAAGTGCCTGGAGATCGGCTCCCTGACGCGGCAGGCCGAGGAGCGGGAACACACGCTGCGGCGCTGCCAGCAGGAGGGCCAGGAGCTGCTGCGCCACAACCAG GAGCTGCACACCCGCCTGTCAGAGGAGATCGACCGGCTGCGTGGCTTCATTGCCTCGCAGGGCATGGGTGACGGCTGTGGGCGCGGCAGCCAGCGGAGCTCCTGTGAGCTGGAG GTGTTGCTTCGAGTGAAGGAGAATGAGCTCCAGTACCTGAAGAAGGAGGTGCAGTGTCTCCGGGATGAGCTGCAGATGCTGCAGAAG GACAAGCGATTCACCTCGGGGAAGTATCAGGATGTGTATGTGGAGCTGAACCACATCAAGACCCGGTCAGAGCAGGAGATCGAGCAGCTGAAGGAGCACCTGCGTCTCGCCGTGGCTGCCCTGCAGGAGAAGGAAGCC